A single genomic interval of Salinarchaeum sp. IM2453 harbors:
- a CDS encoding sister chromatid cohesion protein PDS5 gives MTERIELVESLIERLEDPSATNREESAFVLKKIAEEHPGKVSTELTTLFHISQNQEENSKVRRYSLEAIAEYTEQHPDDVRPHIQEIKNLVLTSDEHKRVREAGTRVLASYADQYPETFHDQISSFAELLDHHHHSLRWHIATMFREIAAANPEALEDVSSEIQLSCRDEFDNARDASLQAFVYLVEENVITADEINIDQAYLRELVADNSAGTGAATLPSIKLLGYIGDSEAVPSLEEILEKETGVSDQEKKAAREAINRIQT, from the coding sequence GTGACAGAGCGGATCGAATTAGTAGAGTCGCTGATTGAACGGTTAGAGGACCCATCTGCCACGAATAGGGAAGAAAGTGCATTCGTTTTGAAGAAGATCGCAGAAGAACATCCCGGGAAAGTTAGTACGGAATTGACCACCCTATTCCACATCTCCCAGAATCAGGAAGAAAACTCTAAGGTACGCCGCTACTCCTTGGAGGCTATCGCTGAATATACTGAACAACATCCTGACGATGTCCGTCCGCACATTCAAGAAATAAAAAATCTTGTCCTGACGTCTGATGAGCATAAAAGGGTAAGAGAGGCAGGGACAAGGGTGTTAGCGTCATATGCTGACCAGTATCCAGAAACGTTCCATGACCAGATTAGTAGTTTTGCTGAACTACTTGACCACCATCACCACTCTCTTCGTTGGCATATCGCTACAATGTTTAGAGAGATAGCTGCAGCCAATCCGGAAGCTCTGGAAGACGTGAGTTCTGAGATACAACTATCTTGTAGGGATGAATTTGATAATGCTCGTGATGCTTCCCTCCAGGCTTTTGTCTATCTTGTCGAGGAGAACGTAATTACTGCTGACGAAATTAACATTGATCAGGCTTATCTCCGTGAATTAGTGGCAGATAATTCAGCGGGAACCGGAGCCGCGACGCTTCCATCAATCAAGCTGTTGGGCTACATTGGTGATTCAGAGGCAGTTCCATCACTTGAAGAGATCTTAGAGAAGGAAACAGGAGTCTCCGATCAGGAGAAGAAAGCAGCAAGAGAGGCGATTAATCGGATTCAAACCTGA
- a CDS encoding nucleic acid-binding protein: MTLAAVSDAGPLIHLAEIDSLELLSTFDTLLVPEAVYNEVEAGGVPDRLVDLSYELVEADESRVGTEELDAGERAAIAVAEERGVVLLTDDLAAREATSGAGVEVRGSIGVIALGYSRGLLDRGEAASLMWELQRETSLFVTEAVVERGIRMLDEQ; encoded by the coding sequence GTGACGCTCGCGGCTGTCTCGGACGCTGGACCACTCATTCACCTCGCAGAAATCGACTCGCTCGAACTGTTATCGACGTTCGACACATTACTCGTTCCAGAGGCAGTTTATAACGAAGTCGAGGCCGGTGGTGTTCCGGACAGATTGGTCGACCTCTCGTACGAACTTGTCGAGGCCGACGAAAGCCGAGTCGGAACTGAAGAACTGGACGCCGGAGAACGCGCCGCGATTGCAGTCGCTGAAGAGCGGGGAGTTGTTCTCCTAACCGACGACCTTGCCGCCCGGGAGGCAACATCCGGCGCAGGCGTCGAAGTACGCGGTTCTATCGGCGTCATTGCTCTCGGTTACAGCCGCGGATTACTCGATAGAGGCGAAGCAGCGTCACTCATGTGGGAGCTCCAGCGTGAGACGAGTCTCTTCGTGACCGAGGCGGTCGTGGAGCGCGGCATCCGGATGTTAGACGAGCAATAA
- a CDS encoding 50S ribosomal protein L18e, translated as MSKTNPRLTSLIAELKSVARESDADVWSTIASQLEKPRRSHAEVNLGRIERYAREDETVVVPGKVLGSGSLQKSVTVAAVDFSSTAETKINQVGETLTLEQAIKQNPEGTSVRVIQ; from the coding sequence ATGAGTAAAACAAATCCACGACTTACCAGTCTCATTGCCGAACTGAAGTCGGTTGCTCGTGAAAGCGACGCTGATGTCTGGAGTACTATCGCCTCCCAGCTTGAGAAGCCTCGTCGATCCCATGCTGAGGTCAACCTCGGTCGGATCGAACGCTACGCTCGGGAGGATGAGACCGTTGTTGTCCCAGGAAAGGTCCTAGGAAGCGGCTCACTCCAGAAGTCAGTCACAGTCGCAGCAGTTGATTTTTCCTCGACTGCTGAAACGAAGATCAACCAGGTCGGCGAGACGCTAACATTAGAACAGGCAATCAAACAGAACCCAGAAGGAACCAGCGTTAGGGTGATTCAATGA
- a CDS encoding 30S ribosomal protein S13: MSQEEQDQSDDDLRYFVRIGTTDLDGTKSIERSLIEMKGIGRRTARLIADKAGVDRRKTLGALDDDTIDAIIDAVENYADQVPEWLANRRNDFYTGETTHETGNELEMTRQQDINRMKMIDSYKGVRHKRGQKVRGQRTKSTGRTEGTIGVNVEEIKEESGE; encoded by the coding sequence ATGAGTCAAGAAGAACAAGATCAATCCGATGATGATCTTCGATACTTCGTTCGGATCGGTACAACCGATCTTGACGGAACGAAGTCAATCGAACGGTCATTGATCGAGATGAAAGGTATTGGTCGGCGGACGGCCCGTCTTATTGCCGATAAAGCCGGTGTTGATCGACGAAAAACACTCGGTGCACTCGACGATGATACCATCGATGCCATCATCGATGCAGTCGAGAACTATGCAGATCAAGTGCCGGAGTGGCTGGCAAACCGCCGAAACGACTTCTATACCGGTGAGACAACACACGAGACCGGTAATGAGCTTGAGATGACACGACAGCAGGATATCAACCGGATGAAGATGATCGATTCGTACAAAGGTGTTCGGCACAAGCGTGGACAGAAGGTACGCGGACAGCGTACGAAGTCCACTGGCCGAACAGAAGGTACGATCGGTGTGAATGTTGAAGAGATCAAAGAGGAGAGTGGTGAATAA
- a CDS encoding type IV pilin: MIRNTNDSEDSTSERSRAVSPVIGVILMVAITIILAAVIGAFVLGFGTDTESPPNTAWDSNQEPAAVDAADNTPLEEVTFTLETTDRTIDGNNLDLAFPDSDVDRVEGLDDEYSAGDAIEVSQELEEEEDIEDIEAGERVRVVWVGDDSSSVLATHTVN, from the coding sequence ATGATACGAAATACAAACGATTCTGAAGATTCAACATCTGAGCGCTCACGGGCTGTGTCGCCTGTTATTGGCGTTATTTTGATGGTTGCAATTACTATTATTCTTGCTGCCGTGATTGGAGCGTTCGTGCTTGGATTTGGTACAGATACTGAAAGCCCACCAAACACCGCGTGGGATTCAAATCAAGAGCCAGCTGCTGTAGATGCTGCTGATAATACTCCGCTAGAAGAGGTTACCTTCACTCTAGAAACAACTGATCGAACAATCGACGGGAATAATTTAGATCTCGCGTTCCCAGATTCAGATGTTGATCGGGTCGAAGGGCTAGATGATGAATACAGTGCTGGTGATGCGATTGAGGTTAGTCAAGAACTAGAAGAAGAAGAAGATATTGAAGATATTGAGGCCGGTGAACGTGTCCGTGTTGTCTGGGTGGGAGATGATTCCTCATCCGTTCTGGCAACACACACGGTTAACTAA
- a CDS encoding CBS domain-containing protein, translating into MQEEATLRDVMSREFLGVTEGDTVLEVAELMIAEDRCSALVLRGDSPVGAVASTDILAAMKAGDEEMSVGEIMQSAPDPVAADEQLSTVLGELSAQDIELIPVTNPGQDVVGVITESDALTAAASQISVSNATNADAPTANQTTGTQEMQQPSAQPEEQPMSNQGVCEACGTMTGELVEVDGQMLCPNCRTV; encoded by the coding sequence ATGCAAGAAGAAGCGACTCTCCGAGACGTGATGTCACGGGAATTTCTCGGCGTAACGGAAGGTGATACTGTGTTAGAGGTAGCCGAGTTGATGATTGCAGAAGATCGATGTAGTGCGCTTGTATTGCGAGGAGACTCACCGGTCGGAGCAGTCGCGAGTACAGATATCCTTGCTGCAATGAAAGCAGGTGATGAAGAGATGAGTGTCGGAGAGATTATGCAATCTGCCCCTGATCCGGTTGCTGCAGACGAGCAGTTATCGACAGTCCTTGGAGAGCTATCTGCACAAGATATTGAGCTAATCCCGGTCACAAATCCCGGACAAGATGTGGTTGGTGTAATTACTGAGTCAGATGCACTGACCGCTGCTGCATCACAGATTTCGGTATCAAATGCAACAAATGCAGATGCACCAACTGCAAATCAGACGACCGGCACACAGGAAATGCAACAGCCATCGGCACAGCCGGAAGAACAGCCAATGTCGAACCAGGGCGTCTGTGAAGCCTGCGGCACAATGACCGGAGAGCTTGTTGAAGTCGATGGCCAGATGCTATGTCCAAACTGCCGGACTGTTTGA
- a CDS encoding universal stress protein, producing the protein MASQILVPMDDSEHAGQALEYALDNFPDADVSVLHVVGVPSPMMGEAMGLALADNLEEAAAERADPVFERAREIATDRDREINTMVGIGHPARNIIDRAENYDTIVLGAHGADRSRAMHRFLVGNVAGTVSKRAPIPVVIVR; encoded by the coding sequence ATGGCCTCACAAATTCTCGTTCCGATGGATGATTCCGAACACGCTGGGCAGGCGCTCGAATACGCGCTTGACAACTTTCCAGACGCCGACGTTTCCGTCTTACACGTCGTTGGCGTTCCATCGCCGATGATGGGTGAAGCGATGGGGCTTGCCCTCGCCGACAATCTTGAGGAAGCCGCTGCCGAGCGAGCCGATCCTGTCTTCGAACGAGCCCGCGAGATAGCAACGGATCGCGATCGAGAGATCAACACAATGGTCGGCATCGGCCACCCCGCCCGAAATATCATTGACCGTGCTGAGAACTACGACACGATTGTGCTCGGTGCGCATGGCGCAGATCGGAGTCGCGCGATGCACCGATTTCTTGTCGGGAATGTGGCCGGGACTGTCTCGAAACGTGCCCCGATTCCGGTGGTAATCGTTCGCTGA
- a CDS encoding DUF5785 family protein → MSWPHDPDGEQGSEGQRKYGMAIIAKKVDEQDDFPLNKDEFLDAHGEDPIRLNHQEVVSVGDIFEYVEEEQFEEITDLHEAVGDAMRRSDFWEYTPENSPNRAEEA, encoded by the coding sequence ATGAGCTGGCCGCATGATCCAGATGGCGAGCAGGGTAGCGAAGGACAACGAAAATATGGAATGGCCATTATTGCAAAGAAGGTAGATGAGCAGGATGATTTTCCGTTGAACAAGGACGAATTCCTTGACGCACACGGCGAAGATCCAATTCGACTGAACCACCAAGAGGTCGTGAGCGTAGGCGATATTTTTGAGTATGTCGAAGAAGAGCAATTCGAAGAGATCACAGATCTTCATGAAGCAGTTGGCGATGCAATGCGACGAAGCGACTTCTGGGAGTACACACCAGAAAACTCACCGAATCGTGCCGAAGAAGCGTAG
- a CDS encoding 30S ribosomal protein S4 — translation MPLGSSTKRYETPNHPFQGERIASEHDLINRYGLKNKEELWRAQSELRRMRREAREILGQVSTEDDVESEGDEFLTRLKRYGYLDPEDSLEAVLALEVNDVLERRLQTIVYRQGLANTPDQARQFVSHGHITINDQRVRRPSYTVEVDEEDFIEFEETSPLADDLHPERAEGQ, via the coding sequence ATGCCGCTTGGATCATCGACAAAGCGATACGAAACACCAAACCACCCATTCCAGGGTGAACGGATCGCTTCTGAACACGATCTTATCAATCGGTACGGTCTGAAAAACAAAGAAGAACTTTGGCGTGCACAGTCGGAACTCCGTCGAATGCGTCGTGAGGCTCGGGAAATCCTTGGTCAAGTAAGCACTGAGGATGACGTTGAGTCTGAAGGTGACGAGTTCCTCACGCGACTCAAACGCTATGGGTACCTTGACCCAGAAGATTCGCTTGAGGCTGTCTTGGCACTTGAAGTAAACGACGTCCTCGAACGTCGACTTCAGACTATCGTCTACCGCCAAGGCCTGGCTAACACACCAGATCAAGCACGTCAGTTTGTTTCTCACGGTCATATCACGATTAACGACCAGCGAGTTCGTCGCCCTTCATACACTGTTGAAGTTGATGAGGAAGACTTCATTGAGTTTGAAGAGACGAGCCCACTGGCTGATGACCTACATCCAGAACGAGCGGAGGGACAATAA
- the moaA gene encoding GTP 3',8-cyclase MoaA: MLTDDFGREVTDIRISLTDRCNFDCVYCHNEGLGDTRGPMDPTDDEMSTDEVIRILDVLSEFDIEAVKFTGGEPLLRQDLEQIVAATPDSMEPSVTTNGSLLSDRAQDLADAGLERVNISQDAIDPETFAEVTKSGAFSRVLDGVEAALAADLTPIKLDMVVFDKTVEQIPDLIDYVEQYDGIRLQLIEYMPEIAGNPDWAVDIDDVHQQLASIADTTATREMHHRQQYIIGDSLVEIVDPVESPEFCANCHRVRITPDGSMKGCLNRSDDIRSLDDMTRDEIKETFKKTVQNRVPYYGEYLIETEDGEWVQNPEYNKEEIPPSQL, from the coding sequence ATGCTGACGGACGATTTTGGGCGTGAAGTGACCGATATTCGGATTTCCCTCACTGATCGATGCAATTTCGATTGTGTTTATTGCCACAATGAAGGGCTTGGAGACACACGTGGACCGATGGATCCAACAGACGACGAGATGTCCACTGATGAAGTCATCCGGATTCTTGATGTCTTATCTGAGTTTGACATTGAAGCGGTGAAGTTCACGGGAGGTGAACCACTGCTTCGACAGGATCTTGAGCAAATTGTTGCTGCAACTCCTGATTCAATGGAACCGTCTGTCACGACAAATGGATCGCTTCTCTCAGACCGTGCACAGGATCTGGCTGATGCAGGCCTCGAACGGGTCAATATTTCTCAGGACGCTATTGATCCAGAGACCTTCGCGGAAGTTACCAAATCTGGTGCGTTTTCCCGTGTCCTTGATGGTGTTGAAGCAGCACTTGCTGCAGATCTCACGCCAATCAAACTGGACATGGTCGTTTTCGATAAAACCGTCGAGCAGATTCCAGACCTGATCGACTACGTAGAACAGTACGATGGAATTCGTTTACAGCTCATTGAGTATATGCCTGAAATTGCAGGCAACCCTGACTGGGCGGTCGATATTGATGATGTTCATCAACAGCTTGCCTCAATAGCGGATACAACAGCAACCCGGGAAATGCACCATCGTCAACAGTATATTATCGGCGATAGCCTTGTTGAAATTGTTGACCCGGTTGAAAGCCCTGAGTTCTGTGCGAACTGCCATCGTGTTCGGATTACACCTGACGGCTCTATGAAGGGCTGTCTAAACCGAAGTGATGACATCCGCTCGCTTGACGACATGACCCGAGACGAGATCAAAGAGACGTTCAAGAAAACTGTCCAGAATCGTGTTCCATACTACGGCGAATACCTCATCGAAACGGAGGATGGAGAGTGGGTACAAAATCCTGAGTACAACAAAGAAGAAATCCCTCCTTCCCAACTGTAA
- a CDS encoding Mrp/NBP35 family ATP-binding protein encodes MDIADVRDRLREVTDPDLRTDLVSAGLVNEISIDEDTIFISLALGAPYSPTESEIGDKIRDVFSDVDRELKLAASVGDKDESDVLPQVKNIIAVASGKGGVGKSTVATNLAAGLAQLGATVGLFDADVYGPNVPRMLGAEQRPEVTADETLIPPKAYGIELMSIDFLTGPDDPVIWRGPMVHNLITQLLEDVEWGNLDYMVIDLPPGTGDTQLTILQTMPVTGAVIVTTPQEVALDDAKKGLEMFSNHGTPVLGIVENMSGFVCPDCGSEHDIFETGGGETLAKKYDLPMLGQIPLDPAIREGGDTGGPVILDDEQENVQRAFRQVTEQVADSVGVLRRKQQSSLEE; translated from the coding sequence ATGGACATCGCGGATGTACGTGATCGGCTACGAGAGGTGACTGATCCGGATCTCAGAACAGATCTAGTTTCGGCTGGCCTGGTAAATGAAATCAGTATTGACGAAGATACAATCTTTATTTCACTTGCACTTGGGGCACCATATTCGCCGACCGAGTCTGAGATCGGTGATAAGATTCGAGACGTGTTTTCGGATGTTGACCGAGAGCTAAAGTTGGCTGCAAGTGTTGGAGATAAAGATGAATCAGATGTGCTCCCACAGGTAAAGAATATTATTGCCGTTGCATCCGGTAAAGGTGGCGTTGGAAAAAGTACCGTTGCAACGAATCTTGCTGCTGGACTGGCACAGTTGGGTGCCACAGTCGGATTGTTTGATGCTGATGTGTATGGACCAAACGTGCCGCGGATGCTCGGAGCAGAACAGCGACCAGAGGTGACCGCAGATGAGACACTCATCCCACCGAAAGCATACGGTATCGAACTGATGAGTATTGATTTCCTTACCGGTCCGGATGACCCTGTGATCTGGCGAGGACCAATGGTGCATAACCTCATCACACAGTTGCTGGAAGACGTCGAGTGGGGCAATTTAGATTACATGGTAATTGATCTCCCGCCCGGAACAGGCGATACACAACTAACAATCCTCCAGACAATGCCAGTAACAGGGGCGGTAATCGTGACGACCCCGCAAGAGGTCGCACTTGATGATGCAAAGAAAGGACTTGAAATGTTCAGCAACCACGGTACGCCAGTGCTGGGCATTGTAGAGAACATGAGTGGCTTCGTGTGCCCTGACTGTGGAAGTGAACACGATATCTTCGAGACAGGAGGCGGTGAAACGCTCGCAAAGAAGTACGATCTACCGATGCTCGGACAGATTCCATTAGATCCAGCAATCAGAGAAGGCGGAGACACAGGTGGCCCCGTTATTCTTGATGATGAACAGGAGAATGTACAACGAGCATTCCGACAGGTAACAGAACAAGTTGCAGATTCGGTTGGTGTGTTGCGACGAAAGCAACAGAGCTCACTCGAAGAGTAG
- a CDS encoding DNA-directed RNA polymerase subunit D encodes MEDYEVEFIEYGDRSARFVIRNVTPAFANGLRRAMITDVPTLSIDTVRMVENSSVMFDEQLALRLGLVPLTTPVDEFEEGDTVTLSLDVEGPNTAYSGDLISSDSMVEPADDNIPIIDLKDGQRLELEADAVLDSGTEHAKHQGGVSVGYRHLQYVEVTGERGEFEEDETNILRGVIEEREPEYADADTKMGELVLTEEFDNDLSNRYPGYNVEVHDVENAFVFHVETDGSFSVETLVKEAAKTLDERAAELEQAVQL; translated from the coding sequence ATGGAAGATTACGAAGTCGAGTTCATTGAATACGGTGATCGGTCCGCTCGTTTCGTTATTCGAAACGTGACACCGGCATTTGCAAATGGTCTTCGGCGTGCGATGATTACTGACGTTCCGACACTGTCGATTGACACTGTCCGCATGGTCGAGAATTCCTCGGTCATGTTTGATGAGCAACTCGCACTTCGACTTGGCCTTGTTCCACTAACAACGCCGGTCGACGAGTTTGAAGAGGGTGACACCGTTACACTTTCACTCGATGTTGAAGGACCTAACACGGCATACTCAGGTGACCTTATTTCATCGGATTCGATGGTCGAGCCAGCTGATGATAACATCCCAATTATTGACCTGAAAGACGGCCAGCGACTTGAGCTGGAAGCTGACGCGGTGCTTGACAGTGGCACTGAACACGCCAAGCACCAAGGCGGAGTCTCAGTTGGTTACCGCCATCTCCAGTATGTTGAGGTCACTGGTGAGCGCGGTGAATTCGAAGAGGATGAAACGAACATCCTCCGCGGTGTCATCGAAGAGCGTGAACCAGAGTATGCTGATGCTGACACTAAGATGGGTGAGTTGGTCCTTACCGAAGAATTCGACAATGATCTTTCAAACCGGTATCCCGGTTACAATGTCGAAGTACACGACGTAGAGAATGCATTTGTCTTCCACGTTGAAACGGATGGATCATTCTCGGTAGAGACGCTTGTCAAGGAAGCAGCAAAGACGCTTGACGAACGCGCAGCAGAACTAGAACAGGCAGTACAACTATAA
- a CDS encoding 30S ribosomal protein S9: MVTNTSGKKKTAIARATVRDGSGRVRINSQPVELVEPESAQLKMLEPFRIVEDLRDDIDIEVDVEGGGVMGQADAVRTAIARGIVQHTGDAELRDAYMEFDRSLLVNDVRQSEAKKWGGPGARARYQKSYR; this comes from the coding sequence ATGGTAACGAACACCAGCGGAAAAAAGAAAACAGCGATTGCGCGAGCGACGGTACGAGACGGTTCTGGTCGTGTGCGAATCAATTCGCAACCAGTTGAACTTGTCGAGCCTGAGTCGGCCCAACTGAAGATGCTTGAGCCGTTCCGAATTGTTGAGGACCTTCGTGATGACATCGATATTGAAGTCGATGTTGAAGGTGGCGGTGTGATGGGTCAGGCAGACGCCGTCCGAACAGCTATTGCCCGTGGCATCGTCCAGCATACTGGCGATGCTGAACTCCGTGATGCATACATGGAGTTCGATCGTTCCCTGTTGGTTAACGACGTCCGGCAGTCTGAAGCAAAGAAATGGGGCGGACCGGGCGCACGAGCACGCTATCAAAAATCATATCGATAA
- a CDS encoding inorganic phosphate transporter: MIEALLAIGIIASIFVGFNIGGSSTGIAWGPPVGAGVIKKTTAAGLMTFFVFLGGWTVGRNVMDTLSGGIITIELTLSAGVAILFFIGLGILAANIFGVPVPTSMTTVGAIAGLGLATDTLNYPVVAEIISWWIVTPIIGFWIGGIIGRYIYPEVNRRVQIKKSDGPLLTLDQGEGFPKPTLGPNTTRSELVSTAVVLIIGCYMAFSAGASNVPNAAAPLVGGAGGLADNTAIIIATLAIGLGGFTIARRTMESVGGELSDIPLLAALFVMVTASTITTFLSWLGIPISLVMATVMTIVGIGWGRATRPVTVREAVTRDVEDKEIMPGAITAEEMEGKLSAPIGEAEPEEVLNAGDLFNPRAIIKYISMWIIGPSISTVLAYGFFLLVPGVA; the protein is encoded by the coding sequence ATGATTGAAGCCCTTCTAGCAATTGGGATTATCGCGTCTATCTTTGTCGGGTTTAACATTGGTGGTTCGTCAACCGGAATCGCATGGGGGCCACCCGTCGGAGCGGGCGTCATCAAAAAGACAACTGCGGCGGGACTCATGACGTTTTTCGTCTTCCTCGGTGGATGGACTGTCGGCCGAAACGTCATGGACACACTGAGCGGAGGGATCATCACGATCGAGCTCACACTCTCGGCTGGCGTCGCCATTCTCTTTTTCATCGGACTAGGTATCCTCGCCGCCAATATATTCGGGGTTCCCGTGCCAACGTCGATGACAACTGTTGGCGCGATCGCCGGACTCGGATTAGCGACTGACACGCTCAACTACCCGGTGGTCGCAGAAATCATTTCGTGGTGGATAGTTACGCCGATTATCGGGTTTTGGATCGGCGGCATTATCGGACGCTACATCTACCCCGAGGTCAACCGTCGAGTGCAGATCAAAAAGTCAGACGGTCCGCTGTTGACGCTTGATCAGGGCGAAGGTTTTCCAAAGCCTACGTTGGGGCCGAACACGACACGGTCAGAACTTGTTAGCACGGCCGTCGTGCTCATTATCGGGTGTTATATGGCGTTCAGTGCCGGGGCGAGTAACGTTCCGAACGCTGCAGCCCCACTGGTCGGGGGCGCCGGCGGACTCGCCGACAATACCGCAATCATCATCGCCACGCTTGCGATTGGGCTCGGCGGATTCACCATCGCCCGTCGGACGATGGAATCAGTCGGCGGCGAATTGAGTGATATTCCACTGCTTGCAGCCCTCTTCGTGATGGTTACCGCGTCGACGATTACAACATTCCTCTCGTGGCTTGGCATTCCGATCAGTCTCGTGATGGCGACCGTCATGACGATCGTCGGAATTGGGTGGGGCCGCGCAACCCGTCCGGTCACTGTACGTGAGGCCGTTACGCGGGATGTAGAAGACAAGGAGATCATGCCCGGTGCGATCACTGCTGAGGAGATGGAAGGGAAGCTATCTGCACCAATTGGTGAGGCAGAACCTGAAGAAGTGCTTAATGCGGGGGATCTTTTCAATCCCCGAGCGATTATCAAATATATCTCGATGTGGATTATCGGTCCATCTATCTCGACGGTTTTGGCCTACGGATTCTTTCTGCTCGTCCCGGGGGTCGCCTAA
- a CDS encoding 30S ribosomal protein S11, which yields MAEDRWGIAHVHASFNNTILTITDLSGAETIAKSSGGAVVKQNRDEASPYAAMQMAEKVAEEVMEEGIEGVHVRVRGPGGNLQKSPGPGAQATIRALARAGLEIGRIEDVTPIPHDGSRPPKGKSGY from the coding sequence ATGGCAGAAGATCGCTGGGGCATTGCCCACGTGCACGCATCGTTTAACAACACCATCCTTACGATTACTGACTTGTCGGGCGCTGAGACGATTGCGAAGTCTTCGGGTGGTGCTGTAGTCAAACAGAACCGAGATGAAGCGTCGCCATACGCAGCAATGCAGATGGCAGAGAAGGTTGCTGAAGAAGTTATGGAAGAAGGAATTGAAGGCGTTCACGTCCGCGTTCGTGGACCAGGTGGCAATCTCCAGAAAAGCCCCGGTCCAGGCGCACAGGCGACGATTCGAGCACTGGCTCGCGCTGGACTCGAAATCGGCCGCATTGAAGACGTGACGCCAATTCCACACGACGGTTCACGTCCGCCAAAAGGCAAGAGTGGATACTAA
- a CDS encoding DNA-directed RNA polymerase subunit N has translation MMVPVRCFTCGNVVGEHWEEFKQRTEEGGEDPEKVLDDLGVERHCCRRMLVSHKDLVDIVSPYQ, from the coding sequence ATGATGGTACCAGTCCGGTGTTTCACCTGCGGGAACGTTGTTGGTGAACACTGGGAAGAATTTAAGCAACGGACAGAAGAGGGCGGCGAGGATCCAGAGAAGGTGCTTGATGACCTTGGTGTTGAACGGCACTGCTGCCGACGGATGCTCGTCTCACATAAAGACCTCGTCGATATCGTTTCCCCATATCAATGA
- a CDS encoding 50S ribosomal protein L13 yields the protein MNQAKFDADVVIDARDCILGRVASQVAQRALDGERVAVVNAERAVITGREEQVMEKFRKRRDLGSDRGPYYPKRPDRIFKRSIRGMLPHKKQRGRDAFERVRVYVGDPFDDADPVVLDGTSLDRLSNIKFVQLGDISEQLGANVTW from the coding sequence ATGAACCAAGCAAAATTTGACGCTGATGTAGTCATTGATGCTCGAGATTGTATTCTCGGGCGTGTTGCTAGCCAGGTCGCACAGCGAGCTCTTGACGGCGAGCGAGTTGCCGTTGTTAATGCAGAGCGCGCTGTAATCACTGGTCGCGAAGAGCAGGTCATGGAGAAGTTCCGAAAGCGACGTGACCTTGGTTCTGATCGAGGACCGTACTATCCAAAGCGACCGGATCGAATCTTCAAACGATCTATTCGTGGAATGCTTCCGCATAAAAAGCAGCGTGGACGAGACGCGTTTGAACGTGTCCGTGTCTACGTTGGAGATCCGTTTGATGATGCTGACCCAGTCGTTCTTGATGGTACATCATTGGATCGCTTGTCAAACATCAAATTCGTCCAATTGGGCGATATCAGCGAACAACTCGGTGCTAACGTAACATGGTAA
- a CDS encoding ribbon-helix-helix domain-containing protein has translation MGTTRVNFRLPEDLIQKTDVAAEITHKNRTEILIEALQEYLDDVEDDEKFKEAVVELYLNDQIEFYVLKKFIGRQDAEAVKASKTLLDQGDELVDELADL, from the coding sequence ATGGGAACCACACGAGTCAACTTCAGACTGCCAGAAGATCTCATCCAGAAAACCGACGTAGCAGCTGAAATCACGCACAAAAACCGGACAGAAATACTCATAGAAGCACTCCAAGAATACCTGGATGACGTCGAAGACGACGAGAAATTCAAAGAAGCAGTCGTCGAACTCTACCTCAACGACCAAATCGAATTCTACGTCCTCAAAAAATTCATCGGACGACAAGACGCAGAAGCAGTCAAAGCCTCCAAAACCCTTCTCGACCAAGGCGATGAACTCGTAGACGAGCTTGCAGATCTCTAA